The genomic stretch ATATTCTATATCCTTAAACGGAAATTCGCTTATTATACGGCACTTAAATAAAAACTTATAAAATCCTTTTATCGAGGAATAAAACCTTGCCCTTGTCTTTCCGTTTAGCCCTGCCTGCGCCAGATAACCTAAAAAATCCTGAAAAAATAAGGGTGGTAATGTCTTAAAATCAACTTTCTTACTCATTACATATTTATGGAATTTCATTAAATCGAGATAATACGATGAAACGGTATTGGCGCTTAACCCTCTTTCTATCTTTAAAAACGAAATATATTCCCCTGTAAAACCTTCAAGTTCGTCCTTTTTCCGGCCTGTTCCATTTTCACCGTTTTTACCAGCTTCTTTATTATCATCACCATCCGTTTTTTTCATTTTTCCGTTCCCGGTTTTAATGGTTTCTTTATTTTTTACAAAATTTTCTTTAAAAATTCATGGATATAATCAAAATCCAGTTCTTTAAAAACAAACCCGCCGATCTCTTTTACGAGAACAAATTTGATTAACCTGCTCTCCACCTTTTTATCGAGTTTCATTGCGTTAATATACTCTGCCGGAGTAAAGTTTGGAATTTTAGCGGGGAGACCCGAATTTTTAATAAGCGTTTTAATCCTGTTTAAGGTTTCGCCCGTGCAAAAACCCAAATCCTCAGAAACCATAGAAGCAAATATCATTCCTATAGCGATTGCCTCGCCGTGTTTAACGGTTTCGTAGTTATAAAGCGTTTCAACGGCATGTCCGAGACTGTGTCCAAAATTTAGCACCGACCTTAGTCCCGCCTCCTTTTCGTCTTTATTAACAATATCTGCTTTGATAGCGCATGACCTGCGGATAATGCGCGTCAAAGCGTCTTTATCCCGTGAAAGGATTTTTTCGTAATTATTTTCAAGGTATATAAAAAATTCCTCGTCTAAAACGGCGCCGTATTTGATAACCTCGGCAAAGCCGTTTTTAAGCTCGCGCTCAGGAAGGGTGTCGAGGAGATTAACATCTATAATTACGCATTTCGGCTGGTAAAATGCCCCGATAAGGTTTTTGCCGCCCGGATGGTCTATGCCGGTTTTTCCGCCCACGCTTGAATCGACATCCGCGAGCAGAGTGGTGGGAATTTGAATAAAATTTATCCCGCGCAAGTATGTTGCCGCGGCGTACCCTGCAATGTCCCCGATAACGCCGCCGCCGAAAGCGATTATAAATTCCCCTCTTTCGAACCTGTTTTTAATAAGTTCATCATAAATATAGGAAAGATACTTAATGCTTTTTGTGCTTTCGCCGTCTGGCAATACCAGGACAACCGGTTCGATACCGGCATTTTTTAGGAAATTTTTAAAAAGTCTTTCGTATAAGCCGTTAACGGTTTCCGTAGTTATAACGCATGCCCGGCCTTTTAACCCTGCCTGTTTAATAACATCTATAACTTCGCCGCCGGCTTCCGCGTTGACAATCCCAGAACCTATTAAAATGTCATAACTGTCGTCTTTGGCTGAACTGCTTAAATCTACCCTTATTTTCATCGTTTATAATGCCTTATCCCGCCTGCCGCCATGCCAAACTCTACCCTGCCCTTTATAGATTTAACCTTTTCGACCTTCTTTATCGACATATTTTTTAATACTATACAATTACGCATATATTGTATGTATAATTTTAATATCATTTTCGTGCCAATGTCAATAAATAAACATAAATCCAAAATCGACCCTTGCGCGATTTTTTTTCAAGTTCATCGAGGTTCGGTCCTTCATTTAAGGGATTTTTTTTAGGTAAAATCAATTATAAAGAAGTATTCATCCCTGCCCTCTTTTATGGTATAATTAAACAAGTCGGGCGCTAAGAGCCGGATAACGGAAATGCGTGCCCTTCCGTTTATAATTATACGGTCAAATAACAATGAACAGATGGAAAGATTGGTACAACCAGGGTAAAAGAGATTTTCAAAAAGCAAAACTCGATTACGATTATAAATATTACGAGTGGTGCTGTTTTACATCTCAGCAGGGAGCCGAAAAAACTATTAAATCGCTTGGGCTTAAAAATGGCGTAAACCTATGGGGACATTCCCTCACTGAAATGATAAATATACTTTCGGATAAATCATCGCGTACTAAGATAGAATTTCCTTTAAATATTAAAGATAGCGCTAAAATATTGGATATGTTTTATATACCTTCAAGATATCCCGACGGATTTTCTACGGGAAAACCTGAGGATTACTTTTCGGAAAAACAGGCCATGGAGGCTATCAATGCGGCGAACGATATCATCAAATTCTGTGAAAGCATTTTACTTCAATCATGAAATCGTTTTAGATAAATTAAAAGAAATATCGAAAGAAGCCTTGAATGTTTTTCCCGAAATAATCGAAGTCAGATTAATAG from Candidatus Acidulodesulfobacterium ferriphilum encodes the following:
- a CDS encoding 3-dehydroquinate synthase; its protein translation is MKIRVDLSSSAKDDSYDILIGSGIVNAEAGGEVIDVIKQAGLKGRACVITTETVNGLYERLFKNFLKNAGIEPVVLVLPDGESTKSIKYLSYIYDELIKNRFERGEFIIAFGGGVIGDIAGYAAATYLRGINFIQIPTTLLADVDSSVGGKTGIDHPGGKNLIGAFYQPKCVIIDVNLLDTLPERELKNGFAEVIKYGAVLDEEFFIYLENNYEKILSRDKDALTRIIRRSCAIKADIVNKDEKEAGLRSVLNFGHSLGHAVETLYNYETVKHGEAIAIGMIFASMVSEDLGFCTGETLNRIKTLIKNSGLPAKIPNFTPAEYINAMKLDKKVESRLIKFVLVKEIGGFVFKELDFDYIHEFLKKIL
- a CDS encoding HEPN domain-containing protein; the protein is MNRWKDWYNQGKRDFQKAKLDYDYKYYEWCCFTSQQGAEKTIKSLGLKNGVNLWGHSLTEMINILSDKSSRTKIEFPLNIKDSAKILDMFYIPSRYPDGFSTGKPEDYFSEKQAMEAINAANDIIKFCESILLQS